In a genomic window of Bradyrhizobium ontarionense:
- a CDS encoding DUF7146 domain-containing protein: MAGDASELARRLAREAEAVCRHYLSNGRREGRYWLVGDINNTPGRSLFVRLHASSKGPAGKWTDAATGEHGDLLDVIGTTCALRSFREIAEEARRFLKLPRWQREPPIETNAPLRSRDPTKAARRLFAMSQPLTATLGEAYLRNRGIDPLVSAAALRFHPQCFYRPEDATTVETWPAMIAAVTDLEDRITGVHRTWLDPDGFDDRRLGKAPIETPRRAMGDLLGHAVRFGIADDVLAAGEGIETMLSLRTVLPSLPVAAALSANHLATLLWPATLRRLYVAIDADHAGVTAAEALSARALDAGIEAIVVCPRLEDFNEDLCAFGKAQLRDMLRDQLLPVDVARFMDVIPA; the protein is encoded by the coding sequence ATGGCAGGCGACGCGTCCGAACTGGCGCGCCGCCTCGCCCGTGAGGCCGAGGCGGTGTGCCGTCACTATCTCTCCAATGGCCGACGGGAGGGGCGCTATTGGCTGGTAGGTGATATCAACAACACGCCCGGCCGCTCGCTGTTCGTGCGGCTGCACGCCTCGTCGAAGGGACCGGCCGGCAAATGGACCGATGCCGCGACCGGCGAGCATGGCGATCTGCTCGACGTGATCGGCACAACATGCGCACTGCGCAGCTTCCGCGAAATTGCCGAGGAGGCGCGGCGATTCCTGAAACTGCCTCGCTGGCAGCGTGAGCCGCCGATTGAAACCAATGCTCCCCTGCGTTCGCGCGACCCGACCAAGGCGGCGCGCCGGCTCTTTGCGATGTCTCAGCCGCTGACCGCGACGCTTGGCGAAGCTTATCTGCGTAATCGCGGCATCGATCCGCTTGTCAGTGCTGCGGCACTCCGGTTCCATCCGCAGTGCTTCTATCGCCCGGAGGACGCAACGACTGTCGAGACCTGGCCGGCCATGATTGCCGCCGTGACCGATCTCGAAGACCGCATCACCGGCGTTCATCGCACCTGGCTCGATCCCGACGGCTTTGATGATCGGCGGCTCGGCAAGGCGCCGATCGAGACGCCGCGGCGGGCGATGGGTGATCTGCTTGGCCATGCTGTGCGCTTTGGAATTGCGGACGACGTCTTGGCGGCCGGCGAAGGCATCGAGACCATGCTGTCGTTGCGAACCGTGCTGCCGTCCTTGCCCGTTGCCGCAGCACTCTCGGCCAACCACCTCGCCACTCTGCTCTGGCCGGCAACGCTGCGCCGGCTCTATGTCGCTATCGACGCTGACCATGCTGGCGTGACGGCTGCAGAAGCGTTGAGCGCACGTGCCCTCGACGCTGGCATCGAGGCGATCGTCGTGTGCCCGCGCTTAGAGGACTTCAACGAAGACCTGTGCGCGTTCGGGAAAGCCCAGCTCCGGGATATGCTACGCGATCAGTTGCTGCCTGTGGACGTCGCGCGCTTCATGGACGTGATTCCGGCCTAG
- a CDS encoding DUF736 domain-containing protein — protein MASIGSFKKVGDDFQGEIITLSLKAKGVRIVPEATRSSENAPSHRVYAGQVEIGAAWARRSEEGRDYLSLKLDDPSFNAPIYANLFDDEGGEGYTLLWSRPRKTAE, from the coding sequence ATGGCTTCCATCGGTTCCTTCAAGAAGGTCGGCGACGATTTCCAGGGCGAGATCATCACCCTGAGCCTCAAGGCCAAGGGCGTGCGCATCGTCCCCGAAGCGACCCGCTCCAGCGAGAACGCGCCCAGCCACCGCGTCTACGCGGGCCAAGTGGAGATCGGAGCCGCCTGGGCGCGCCGCTCCGAGGAGGGACGCGACTATCTCTCGCTCAAGCTTGACGACCCCTCATTCAACGCCCCGATCTACGCCAACCTGTTCGACGACGAGGGCGGCGAGGGCTACACGCTTCTCTGGTCACGGCCGCGCAAGACGGCGGAGTGA
- a CDS encoding DUF2493 domain-containing protein, with translation MSDQHELHEPHDNRSTTDDALAELQLYGYRPFDDEPDPRPLPEGRAITGAIADIFDALVATLADTRLEPELKDLLWSTVNLFHRATMRIERELDENEQAQRSSQREQNGSEVRSVELERLTTEGLSLVERRNVMELFRDLAAEAFELHTRSPWRPRSGSQVNHRTLTAAMIDSRDFLAAKRRAETEVMLPQGPKIALTGGPDFNDVALIWDRLDKVHAKHPDMVLLHGGSPKGAELIASKWAANRKVPQIAFKPDWTRHNKAAPFKRNDAMLETLPIGVMVFPGSGIQGNLADKARRLGIPVWTFGRGGA, from the coding sequence ATGTCCGACCAGCACGAGCTGCATGAGCCGCACGACAACCGGTCGACGACCGACGACGCCTTGGCCGAACTCCAGCTCTATGGCTACCGGCCCTTCGACGACGAGCCTGATCCGCGACCGCTGCCGGAGGGCAGGGCCATCACCGGCGCAATCGCCGACATCTTCGACGCCCTGGTGGCGACGCTCGCTGACACTCGCCTCGAGCCTGAGCTGAAGGATCTCTTGTGGTCGACGGTCAACCTGTTTCACCGTGCGACGATGCGCATCGAGCGTGAGCTCGACGAAAACGAGCAGGCGCAGCGTTCGAGCCAGCGTGAGCAGAATGGCTCGGAGGTCCGCTCGGTCGAGCTCGAGCGCCTGACGACGGAAGGGCTGTCGCTGGTCGAGCGCCGCAACGTCATGGAGCTGTTCCGTGATCTCGCAGCAGAAGCCTTTGAGCTCCATACGCGATCGCCCTGGCGCCCGCGGTCAGGCTCCCAGGTCAACCACCGCACGCTGACAGCTGCCATGATCGACTCTCGCGACTTTCTCGCCGCCAAGCGCCGCGCCGAGACCGAGGTCATGCTGCCGCAGGGGCCAAAGATCGCGCTCACCGGGGGACCAGACTTCAACGACGTCGCACTCATCTGGGACCGGCTCGACAAGGTTCACGCCAAGCATCCCGACATGGTCCTCCTGCACGGCGGCTCGCCGAAAGGCGCCGAACTGATCGCCTCCAAATGGGCAGCGAACCGGAAGGTGCCGCAGATCGCCTTCAAGCCCGACTGGACGAGGCACAACAAGGCCGCCCCCTTCAAGCGCAACGACGCCATGCTGGAGACGCTGCCGATCGGCGTCATGGTCTTCCCCGGTTCGGGGATCCAGGGCAACCTTGCCGACAAGGCCCGTCGCCTCGGCATTCCCGTCTGGACCTTCGGGAGGGGCGGCGCGTGA
- a CDS encoding strawberry notch family protein, which yields MVTNASCPTASFALLARAQAVRRAAQLLLQSLTRGERIDASCLRLIMQRAFGGSDADGSWDWKTAYEACEIAAVLFLAKYGPAIIKASNGLPSAMLPMVAKIAALLPSHTRRSLESQSFQQFSTPLPLALAVAAAAQVTSADRVLEPSAGTGSLAIFAELAGGSLLLNELAASRAAMLDLVFPGVSVTRFDAAQIDDHLDATCVPSVVLMNPPFSATANVDRPLADTTWRHLSSALARLGEGGRLVAITAAGFAPDNPTWTAAFMHLQQRGRLVFSAAIDGAVYARQGTTTTTRLLVIDKQPALDPCVFPQSAGMAPDVRTLLDWITVLVPPRLPMAGRFVAEVSQRAMLRPRESRATVPRSSPPSSASLEPEGSELIYEFVDDAPEPELRLTDSLYEGYQLQLIRIPGAKAHPTKLVQSAAMASVAPPKPTYRPHVLPRLVTDGVLSEAQLESIIYAGEAHGGFLAGSWAVDETFDQVRATSEDTEGAVRFRRGWFLGDGTGAGKGRQVAGILLDNWLKGRRRAIWVSKSDKLIEDAQRDCAALGMERLLVTPLSRFRQGTPIRLDQAILFTTYATLRTDERAEKLSRVRQIVDWVGRDFDGVIIFDESHAMQNAAGNKGDRGEQAASQQGRAGLRLQHALPNARIVYVSATGATTVHNLAYAQRLGLWGGADFPFATRADFVAAIEEGGVAAMEVMARDLKALGLYTARSLSFEGIEYELLEHRLTDEQVRTYDTYAEAFAVIHNNLEAAMRAANITGANGTLNAQAKSAARSAFESAKQRFFGHLLTSMKTPTLINAIKRDLDAGQAAVIQIVSTGEALMERRLAEIPTEEWGDVQVDITPREYVLDYLAHSFPVQLYEPFTDGEGNLSSRPVYRDGQPVESREAVARRDQMIEHLASLAPVPGALDQIVQRFGTDVVAEVTGRSRRIVRIRDRLAVETRAASANLAEAAAFMDDQKRILVFSDAGGTGRSYHAELSAKNKRLRVHYLLEPGWKADAAIQGLGRTNRTNQVQPPLFRPIATDVKAEKRFLSTIARRLDTLGAITRGQRQTGGQGLFRPEDNLESPHARDALRQLYGLLVRGQVGSCSLQRFEQATGLKLTDDNGLRDELPPITTFLNRLLALTIELQNILFTVFEQLLAARIEGAIASGTFDAGLETLRAESFVVTERLAIYSHPATGAETHLVTITQRDRNRPMPLNEALERLLQRRAVPLRNVRSGRTAIQVPAPSLLLDDGEIEQRVHLIGPMGRQTLPLARLAEQDWVEADREQFETGWSAQLASIPEFTNSTIYLITGLLLPIWKRLPQESTRVYRLQTDAGERIIGRKVPLSWVTAMAAERPVLAAEDVFSAVLRDGYVLDLAEGLQLRRARVMGVDRIELLGFSERLRDCLRAYGLFGEIISWKLRMFVPTDAGGAAILAKVLERFPIAQVRGREQP from the coding sequence ATGGTCACCAACGCGAGCTGCCCTACGGCATCCTTTGCGCTCCTTGCGCGCGCCCAAGCCGTCCGCCGTGCCGCCCAGCTGCTACTGCAAAGCCTCACCCGCGGCGAGCGGATCGATGCAAGTTGCCTCCGCCTGATCATGCAGCGCGCGTTCGGCGGCAGTGATGCCGATGGCAGCTGGGACTGGAAGACGGCGTACGAGGCCTGCGAGATCGCCGCTGTCCTGTTCCTGGCCAAATATGGTCCGGCGATCATCAAGGCCAGCAATGGCTTGCCCTCCGCCATGCTGCCGATGGTCGCCAAGATCGCAGCGCTGCTGCCGAGCCACACCAGGCGCTCGCTGGAGAGCCAGAGCTTCCAGCAGTTCTCGACGCCGCTTCCGCTGGCCCTCGCCGTGGCCGCGGCTGCGCAAGTGACGTCGGCCGATCGCGTGCTCGAGCCATCCGCGGGGACGGGGAGTCTCGCCATATTCGCGGAGCTCGCGGGCGGATCGCTGCTGCTCAACGAGCTCGCTGCAAGCCGCGCCGCCATGCTCGATCTGGTGTTTCCGGGCGTGAGCGTGACGCGCTTCGATGCCGCGCAGATCGATGACCATCTCGATGCTACCTGCGTTCCAAGCGTCGTCCTGATGAACCCGCCGTTCTCGGCGACCGCCAATGTGGATCGCCCTCTGGCGGATACAACGTGGCGCCATCTGTCTTCGGCGCTGGCGCGGCTCGGAGAGGGTGGGCGGTTGGTCGCCATCACCGCCGCCGGATTTGCGCCGGACAATCCGACATGGACCGCCGCCTTCATGCACCTGCAGCAGCGCGGCCGTCTGGTGTTCTCCGCTGCGATCGATGGCGCTGTTTACGCGCGGCAAGGAACCACAACCACGACGCGGCTGCTGGTGATCGACAAGCAGCCGGCGCTGGATCCCTGTGTCTTTCCGCAGTCGGCTGGGATGGCTCCTGACGTCAGGACCTTGCTTGATTGGATCACCGTGCTCGTGCCGCCGCGGCTGCCCATGGCAGGCCGCTTCGTGGCTGAGGTCAGCCAGCGCGCTATGCTCCGGCCGAGGGAGAGCCGAGCGACGGTCCCTCGGTCCTCTCCACCCTCGTCCGCTAGCTTGGAGCCTGAAGGAAGCGAACTCATCTACGAGTTCGTCGATGACGCGCCGGAGCCGGAGCTCCGCCTGACGGATTCGCTGTACGAGGGATATCAGCTGCAGTTGATCCGGATTCCCGGCGCGAAGGCTCACCCAACGAAGCTCGTGCAATCCGCAGCCATGGCGTCCGTCGCGCCGCCCAAGCCGACCTATCGGCCGCATGTGTTGCCGCGGCTTGTCACCGACGGCGTGCTCTCGGAGGCACAGCTCGAGAGCATCATCTATGCCGGCGAAGCGCATGGTGGATTCCTCGCGGGCTCGTGGGCTGTCGACGAGACCTTCGACCAGGTCCGTGCGACGAGTGAGGATACCGAGGGTGCGGTGCGCTTCCGGCGCGGCTGGTTCCTTGGAGATGGCACGGGCGCGGGGAAGGGCCGCCAAGTCGCCGGCATCCTGCTCGACAATTGGCTGAAGGGCCGACGCCGGGCGATCTGGGTCAGCAAGTCGGACAAGCTGATCGAGGACGCGCAGCGCGACTGTGCGGCGCTCGGCATGGAGCGGTTGCTGGTCACGCCGCTGTCGCGCTTCCGCCAGGGCACGCCGATCCGGCTCGATCAAGCCATCCTTTTTACGACCTACGCCACGCTACGGACCGACGAGAGGGCCGAGAAGCTTTCCCGCGTACGCCAGATCGTCGACTGGGTAGGGCGGGATTTCGATGGCGTGATCATCTTCGACGAGAGCCATGCGATGCAGAACGCCGCGGGCAACAAGGGCGATCGGGGCGAGCAGGCGGCTTCACAGCAGGGGCGCGCCGGATTGAGACTGCAGCACGCGCTGCCCAATGCCCGCATCGTCTACGTCTCGGCCACGGGCGCGACCACGGTCCATAATCTGGCTTACGCCCAGCGGCTCGGATTGTGGGGCGGCGCGGACTTCCCGTTTGCGACGCGCGCGGATTTCGTGGCGGCGATCGAGGAGGGCGGGGTTGCGGCCATGGAGGTGATGGCCAGGGATCTCAAGGCGCTCGGCCTGTACACCGCTCGGTCGCTGTCCTTCGAGGGCATCGAATACGAACTGCTCGAGCACCGGCTCACGGACGAGCAGGTCAGGACCTACGATACCTATGCCGAGGCGTTCGCGGTCATTCACAACAATCTCGAAGCCGCGATGCGCGCGGCCAATATCACCGGCGCAAACGGGACGCTGAACGCGCAGGCCAAGTCTGCGGCGCGCTCGGCCTTCGAATCCGCCAAGCAACGGTTCTTCGGGCATCTGTTGACTTCGATGAAGACGCCGACGCTGATCAACGCGATCAAACGCGATCTCGACGCCGGCCAGGCCGCGGTCATCCAGATCGTATCCACGGGCGAAGCTCTGATGGAGCGCCGATTGGCCGAGATTCCGACCGAGGAGTGGGGCGACGTCCAGGTCGATATCACGCCCCGCGAATACGTTCTCGACTATCTCGCTCATTCCTTTCCGGTCCAGCTCTACGAGCCCTTCACCGACGGCGAGGGCAATCTGTCGTCGCGGCCCGTCTACCGCGATGGTCAGCCGGTCGAGAGCCGCGAGGCGGTGGCACGTCGCGACCAGATGATCGAGCATCTCGCCTCGCTTGCTCCGGTGCCAGGTGCACTCGACCAGATCGTCCAGCGCTTCGGCACCGACGTGGTCGCCGAGGTCACGGGACGATCGAGACGGATCGTCCGTATCCGTGACCGGCTCGCAGTCGAGACCAGGGCGGCCTCTGCCAACCTGGCGGAGGCTGCCGCCTTCATGGATGACCAGAAGCGCATCCTGGTGTTCTCGGATGCCGGCGGCACCGGGCGCAGCTATCACGCCGAGCTCTCGGCCAAGAACAAGCGGTTGCGGGTGCACTACCTGCTGGAGCCGGGCTGGAAGGCGGATGCCGCGATCCAGGGGCTCGGGCGGACCAACCGCACCAACCAGGTGCAGCCGCCGCTGTTTCGGCCGATCGCGACCGACGTGAAGGCGGAGAAGCGCTTCCTGTCGACGATCGCGCGCCGGCTCGACACCTTGGGCGCCATCACCCGCGGACAGCGCCAGACCGGCGGGCAGGGGCTGTTCCGGCCTGAGGACAACCTGGAAAGCCCGCACGCCCGAGATGCCCTGCGCCAGCTCTATGGGCTTCTGGTCCGCGGTCAGGTTGGGAGTTGCTCGCTGCAGCGGTTCGAGCAGGCGACGGGCTTGAAGCTGACGGACGACAATGGCCTGCGCGATGAGCTGCCGCCGATCACGACGTTCCTGAACCGGCTGCTGGCGCTGACGATCGAGCTGCAGAACATCCTGTTCACGGTGTTCGAGCAGTTGCTGGCTGCGCGGATCGAGGGGGCGATCGCGTCTGGCACTTTCGATGCTGGTCTGGAGACGCTGCGTGCCGAGAGCTTCGTCGTCACGGAGCGGCTCGCGATCTACAGCCATCCCGCGACAGGCGCCGAGACTCATCTCGTCACCATCACGCAGCGTGACCGCAACCGGCCGATGCCGTTGAACGAGGCCTTGGAGCGGCTCCTGCAGCGCCGCGCCGTTCCGCTGCGCAATGTTCGCTCGGGGCGGACGGCGATTCAGGTGCCGGCGCCGAGCCTGTTGCTCGACGACGGCGAGATCGAACAGCGCGTCCACTTGATCGGACCGATGGGACGTCAGACTTTGCCGCTTGCGAGGCTCGCGGAGCAGGATTGGGTGGAGGCCGATCGTGAGCAGTTCGAGACGGGCTGGAGTGCGCAGCTCGCGTCGATCCCGGAGTTCACGAACAGCACGATCTATCTGATCACGGGGCTCCTGCTACCAATCTGGAAGCGCCTCCCTCAGGAGTCCACGCGGGTCTACCGCCTGCAGACTGATGCCGGCGAGCGCATCATCGGCCGCAAGGTCCCGCTCAGCTGGGTCACGGCAATGGCGGCGGAGAGACCGGTCCTCGCAGCGGAGGACGTGTTTTCAGCCGTGCTGCGCGACGGCTACGTGCTCGATCTGGCTGAAGGACTGCAGCTGCGGCGAGCGCGCGTCATGGGTGTCGATCGTATCGAACTGTTGGGCTTCTCGGAGCGACTGCGGGACTGCCTCCGGGCCTACGGGCTGTTCGGCGAGATCATCTCCTGGAAGCTGCGGATGTTCGTGCCGACCGATGCGGGTGGCGCGGCGATCCTGGCCAAGGTGCTGGAGCGTTTTCCGATCGCGCAGGTCCGTGGGCGGGAGCAACCGTGA
- a CDS encoding ParB/RepB/Spo0J family partition protein translates to MTKAAQKITLSPSRDIPFNKLVLSQSNVRRIKGGISIEQLAESIAERTLLQSLNVRAVLDGEGKETGMFEVPAGGRRYRALELLVKQKRMAKTQAVPCVVRDQGSALDDSLAENDQRVGLHPLDQFRAFQALREGGMSEEEIAARHFVAVAVVKQRLRLAAVSPALLDVYAADGMTLEQLMAFTVTADHVRQQEVWDKVSRSGCDEPYQIRRQLTEQTVRASDRRAQFVGLASYEAAGGVVLRDLFEADDGGWLQDVALLDRLVAEKLQAEAERVGAEGWKWISAAVDFPFGHTHGLRELDGEPAAFAADELAAIEALKTEQAKIEADYGQADELPDDVDQRLGEIEAALQSFDDRPMIYDSAEMARAGAFVSVESDGRLRVARSFVRPEDEVVATSDQPGAEAEADSDNQLAVPDAKARTSSPTIVIGNTETEATDEDGEDIERPLPDRLITELSAYRTLALRDALGREPSIAFQAVLHSFVLATFYPFGSALNCLEISLRTPSFPAQPPGLQDSIPAKAIAARHAAWKAKLPASDRELWAALTAMDGAAQAELFAHCAAQAVNAIFEPANRVHQGRLSVHGVRGRLEQADRLSRAVGLDMISAGWKPTVDNYLGRVTKHRILQAVREAKGEASVQLIDHMKKPDMAREAKRLLEGSRWLPEPLRGTETEVTAESEGGDAESLPAFLSEDKEATEGADEVEEIVAAE, encoded by the coding sequence ATGACCAAAGCCGCCCAGAAGATCACGCTGTCGCCCTCGCGCGACATTCCCTTCAACAAACTGGTCCTGAGCCAGTCCAACGTACGCCGCATCAAGGGCGGCATTTCCATCGAGCAGTTGGCGGAGAGCATTGCTGAGCGGACGCTGTTGCAAAGCCTGAACGTTCGAGCGGTTCTCGATGGAGAGGGTAAGGAGACCGGGATGTTCGAGGTGCCGGCGGGCGGCCGCCGCTACCGTGCCCTTGAACTCCTCGTCAAGCAGAAGCGGATGGCGAAGACACAAGCTGTACCTTGCGTAGTGCGGGACCAGGGCTCCGCTCTGGACGACTCGCTTGCCGAAAATGACCAGCGTGTCGGCCTGCATCCCCTCGACCAGTTCCGCGCATTCCAGGCGCTGCGCGAGGGCGGCATGAGCGAGGAGGAGATCGCGGCGCGGCATTTCGTGGCGGTTGCGGTCGTCAAGCAGCGGCTGCGGCTGGCTGCGGTCTCGCCGGCGCTGCTCGATGTCTACGCCGCCGACGGCATGACGCTCGAGCAGCTGATGGCGTTCACAGTGACGGCGGATCATGTCCGCCAGCAGGAGGTCTGGGACAAGGTCAGCCGCTCCGGCTGCGACGAGCCTTACCAGATCCGCCGCCAGCTCACCGAGCAGACTGTGCGGGCGTCCGATCGCAGGGCTCAGTTCGTCGGGCTCGCATCCTACGAGGCGGCCGGCGGGGTGGTGCTGCGCGATCTGTTCGAAGCCGATGACGGAGGCTGGCTGCAGGATGTCGCGCTGCTCGACCGGCTCGTGGCGGAGAAGCTGCAGGCCGAAGCCGAGCGAGTTGGCGCCGAGGGCTGGAAGTGGATCTCGGCAGCCGTCGACTTCCCGTTCGGACATACCCATGGTTTGCGCGAACTTGACGGAGAGCCGGCCGCGTTCGCCGCGGACGAGCTGGCCGCGATCGAGGCGCTCAAGACCGAACAGGCCAAGATCGAGGCGGACTATGGCCAGGCCGACGAGCTGCCCGACGACGTCGATCAGCGTCTCGGCGAGATCGAGGCGGCGCTGCAGTCGTTCGACGATCGGCCGATGATCTACGATTCCGCCGAGATGGCGCGGGCCGGCGCGTTCGTCAGCGTCGAATCAGACGGCCGGCTCCGCGTCGCGCGGAGCTTCGTCCGCCCCGAGGATGAGGTCGTGGCGACCAGCGATCAGCCGGGTGCCGAAGCCGAGGCCGACAGCGACAACCAGCTCGCCGTTCCCGATGCGAAGGCCCGCACCAGTTCGCCGACGATCGTGATCGGCAACACCGAGACCGAGGCGACGGATGAGGACGGGGAGGATATCGAGCGTCCGTTGCCGGATCGCCTGATCACCGAGCTGTCGGCGTATCGCACGCTCGCCCTGCGCGATGCGCTCGGCCGAGAGCCGTCCATCGCATTCCAGGCCGTGCTGCACAGTTTCGTGCTGGCGACGTTCTATCCGTTCGGGTCAGCGCTCAATTGCCTGGAGATCTCGCTGCGCACCCCGAGCTTCCCGGCGCAGCCGCCTGGCCTGCAGGACAGCATTCCCGCCAAGGCGATCGCCGCCCGTCACGCGGCCTGGAAGGCGAAGCTGCCGGCCAGCGACAGGGAGCTCTGGGCGGCGCTGACCGCGATGGACGGGGCGGCCCAGGCCGAGCTCTTCGCCCACTGCGCCGCGCAGGCGGTGAACGCGATCTTTGAGCCGGCCAACCGGGTGCATCAAGGTCGCCTGTCGGTACATGGTGTCCGCGGCCGCCTCGAACAGGCGGACCGGCTGTCGCGCGCGGTCGGGCTCGACATGATCAGCGCCGGCTGGAAGCCGACCGTGGACAATTATCTCGGTCGCGTCACCAAGCACCGCATCCTGCAGGCGGTGCGCGAGGCCAAGGGCGAGGCCTCGGTGCAGCTGATCGATCACATGAAGAAGCCGGACATGGCGCGTGAGGCCAAGCGGCTGCTCGAAGGCAGCCGCTGGCTGCCGGAGCCGCTGCGTGGAACGGAGACCGAGGTGACCGCCGAGTCTGAAGGCGGCGATGCCGAAAGCCTGCCGGCGTTCCTCAGCGAGGATAAGGAGGCGACGGAAGGCGCTGACGAAGTCGAGGAGATCGTCGCCGCGGAATGA
- a CDS encoding DJ-1/PfpI family protein: MLVYNDMILLDLVGPLTAFNMLQADVRLIARSMQPIIPDVRIPIAPTDTFETSPTSLDVLFVPGGLKGTLDAIRDDKTISFVKERGATAGLVTSVCTGSLLLGAAGLLSGYHATSHWYVRDLLAQMGAIVRKDRVVVDRNRITGGGVTAGIDFGLTIAARMAGEEAAKRIQLLIEYDPKPPFEAGSPEHAGTTLVDDVLARRKQLLAEAAIVVEAAGTALRSR; the protein is encoded by the coding sequence ATGCTGGTTTACAACGACATGATCCTACTCGATCTGGTCGGACCGCTGACCGCGTTCAACATGCTGCAGGCTGATGTGCGGCTGATCGCAAGAAGCATGCAGCCGATCATTCCAGACGTGCGGATTCCTATCGCGCCGACCGACACGTTCGAAACCTCGCCTACGAGCCTGGACGTTCTGTTTGTCCCCGGCGGTCTCAAGGGCACACTCGACGCAATCAGGGACGACAAGACGATCAGCTTCGTCAAGGAGCGTGGCGCGACAGCGGGGCTCGTGACCAGCGTCTGTACCGGCTCGCTACTTCTGGGCGCTGCCGGTCTCCTGAGCGGCTACCACGCGACGTCGCATTGGTACGTCCGCGACCTGCTGGCGCAGATGGGAGCAATCGTCCGAAAGGATCGTGTCGTAGTTGACCGCAATCGTATCACCGGTGGCGGCGTCACGGCAGGCATCGACTTCGGCTTGACAATCGCCGCGAGGATGGCGGGCGAAGAAGCCGCCAAGCGCATTCAATTGCTCATCGAGTACGACCCGAAGCCGCCATTTGAGGCAGGATCACCCGAGCATGCAGGAACAACGCTAGTCGACGATGTGCTGGCGCGGCGCAAACAGCTTCTTGCTGAAGCCGCGATAGTCGTGGAAGCCGCCGGTACAGCACTGAGGTCCAGGTGA
- a CDS encoding ArdC family protein, translating to MHGRRVGARAGEGRASLYEEITNTIIGELEAGHVPWVQPWGTQAAKAQLALPRNAATRRPYSGINVLILWGAVIERGFAGQSWLTFRQALSLGGHVRKGERGVTVVYADRFVPLDAQQRARETGDEAQAIPFLKRFTVFNSEQCDGLPEDIVTAAPLPPAGAIEPVVESLIANSGVDFRIGGDRAFYAPVEDFVQVPPPSAFFEPINWHRTALHELAHASGHASRLDRDLSGRFGSRKYAFEELIAEIASAFSCAALGIVPTVRHADYIGCWLDVLREDNRAIVRAASQASRVADYLLGFAPGAAGVVEASGTDCAAA from the coding sequence ATGCACGGACGGAGAGTTGGAGCGCGTGCCGGTGAGGGCCGGGCGAGCCTCTATGAGGAGATCACGAATACGATCATCGGCGAGCTGGAGGCTGGCCACGTGCCCTGGGTGCAACCATGGGGGACGCAAGCGGCGAAGGCTCAGCTGGCGTTGCCCAGGAATGCTGCGACTCGTCGGCCGTATTCGGGGATCAACGTGCTGATCCTCTGGGGAGCGGTGATCGAGCGCGGCTTTGCCGGCCAGAGCTGGCTCACGTTCCGGCAGGCGCTGTCTCTCGGCGGCCATGTCCGCAAAGGCGAGCGCGGAGTTACGGTCGTCTATGCCGACCGCTTCGTCCCATTGGATGCGCAGCAGCGTGCGCGCGAGACCGGCGACGAGGCGCAGGCGATTCCGTTTCTGAAGCGGTTTACGGTCTTTAACTCCGAGCAATGCGACGGTCTGCCGGAGGACATCGTGACAGCGGCGCCCCTACCGCCGGCCGGAGCGATCGAGCCTGTGGTGGAGTCGCTGATCGCGAACAGCGGCGTCGACTTCCGGATTGGCGGTGACCGGGCGTTCTATGCTCCAGTTGAAGATTTCGTGCAGGTGCCGCCGCCCTCGGCGTTCTTCGAGCCGATCAACTGGCACCGCACGGCCTTGCATGAGCTCGCGCATGCCAGCGGACATGCGTCGCGGCTCGATCGTGATCTGTCTGGGCGGTTCGGCAGCCGCAAATACGCCTTCGAGGAGCTGATAGCCGAGATCGCGTCCGCCTTCAGCTGCGCCGCGCTCGGTATCGTGCCGACCGTGCGCCATGCCGACTATATCGGCTGCTGGCTCGACGTCCTGCGCGAGGACAATCGCGCCATCGTCCGGGCGGCGAGCCAGGCGAGCCGTGTGGCCGATTATCTCCTCGGTTTTGCACCCGGAGCAGCTGGGGTCGTTGAGGCGAGCGGAACGGACTGCGCCGCGGCCTGA